The Hymenobacter baengnokdamensis genome includes a region encoding these proteins:
- a CDS encoding phospho-sugar mutase → MPLSSDVQQRINTWLTPAYDAATQAEIKHLVDTHQDDQLNDAFYRTLEFGTGGLRGIMGAGSNRMNRYTLGMATQGLCNYLKQSFPNQEIKVAIAHDSRNNSRLFAETVAGIFSGNGITAYLFDSLRPTPELSFAIRHLGCQSGCVITASHNPKEYNGYKVYWNDGSQVVAPHDKNIIIEVNKITSPEEVKFTADPSRIHLIGPEVDAAYLAEVKKLSINPAAIQQQHDLGIVYTPIHGSGIKLVPPALAEFGFTNVSIVQAQATPDGNFPTVQSPNPEEKAAMQMALDQAKAQNADIVLATDPDADRVGVGVKNEKGEWVLLNGNQTAALLTHYILSARKQAGKAQPNDFIVYTIVTSEILGEIAHYYGVKYYRTLTGFKYIAGLIRELAGKEHYICGGEESYGFLIGDFVRDKDAVTACALVAEMAAIAKSQGRTLYQEMQQMYAQYGLYVEDLISLTKKGQRGAEEIQEMMVELRKNPPKSLAGAPVVEIRDYQTGKIHHLTSGQEDSTGVESSNVLQFITAAGDKISARPSGTEPKIKFYFSVKEPLASIADYEQTHKKAEEKIKRIIEEMQLK, encoded by the coding sequence ATGCCCCTTTCCTCCGACGTTCAGCAGCGCATCAACACCTGGCTTACGCCCGCTTACGATGCCGCTACTCAGGCCGAAATCAAACACCTCGTTGATACGCACCAGGACGACCAGCTCAACGACGCCTTTTACCGCACCCTGGAGTTTGGCACCGGTGGCCTGCGCGGTATTATGGGCGCGGGCTCGAACCGCATGAACCGCTATACGCTGGGCATGGCTACCCAGGGCCTGTGCAACTACCTGAAGCAGAGCTTCCCTAACCAGGAAATTAAAGTAGCTATCGCCCACGATTCACGCAACAACTCCCGGCTATTTGCCGAGACGGTAGCTGGCATTTTCTCGGGCAATGGCATTACGGCTTATCTTTTTGACAGCCTGCGGCCGACGCCCGAGCTGTCGTTTGCCATCCGGCACCTGGGCTGCCAGAGCGGCTGCGTTATCACAGCCTCGCACAATCCCAAGGAATATAACGGCTATAAAGTATACTGGAACGACGGCTCGCAGGTAGTAGCGCCGCATGATAAGAATATTATTATTGAGGTAAATAAAATCACCAGCCCCGAGGAAGTGAAGTTTACGGCCGACCCGAGCCGGATTCACCTCATCGGGCCGGAAGTAGATGCTGCCTACCTGGCCGAAGTCAAGAAGCTGAGCATCAACCCGGCCGCTATTCAGCAGCAGCACGATTTAGGCATCGTGTACACGCCCATCCACGGCTCGGGCATTAAGCTGGTGCCGCCGGCGCTGGCCGAGTTTGGCTTTACCAACGTAAGCATTGTGCAGGCCCAGGCCACGCCCGACGGTAACTTTCCCACCGTGCAGTCGCCCAACCCGGAGGAAAAAGCGGCCATGCAGATGGCCCTCGACCAGGCCAAGGCCCAGAACGCGGATATTGTGCTCGCCACCGACCCCGACGCCGACCGCGTGGGCGTCGGAGTGAAAAACGAAAAGGGCGAGTGGGTGCTGCTCAACGGCAACCAGACGGCCGCGCTACTGACGCACTACATCTTATCGGCTCGCAAGCAGGCCGGCAAGGCGCAACCCAACGATTTCATCGTGTACACCATCGTGACGAGCGAAATCCTGGGCGAAATTGCCCACTACTATGGCGTGAAATATTACCGCACGCTCACTGGCTTCAAGTACATTGCCGGCCTTATCCGCGAGCTGGCGGGCAAGGAGCACTACATCTGCGGCGGCGAGGAAAGCTACGGCTTCCTCATCGGCGACTTCGTGCGCGACAAAGACGCCGTAACCGCCTGCGCCCTCGTAGCCGAGATGGCCGCCATAGCCAAGAGCCAGGGCCGCACGCTTTACCAGGAAATGCAGCAGATGTACGCCCAGTACGGCCTCTACGTCGAAGACCTGATTTCGCTGACCAAAAAAGGCCAGCGCGGCGCCGAGGAAATCCAGGAGATGATGGTGGAGCTGCGCAAAAACCCGCCCAAGTCCCTGGCCGGCGCGCCGGTAGTGGAGATTCGCGATTATCAGACCGGCAAAATCCACCACCTCACCTCGGGCCAGGAAGACAGCACCGGCGTGGAAAGCTCCAACGTGCTGCAATTCATTACCGCCGCCGGCGACAAAATTTCGGCCCGCCCCAGCGGCACCGAGCCGAAAATCAAGTTCTATTTCAGCGTGAAGGAGCCGCTGGCTTCCATTGCCGATTATGAGCAGACGCACAAAAAGGCGGAGGAGAAAATCAAGCGCATTATCGAGGAAATGCAATTGAAGTAA
- a CDS encoding XRE family transcriptional regulator: MINTNLKFWRRELGLTQAQLADKLSIKRSLVGAYEEGRAEPRLATLVNMARLFNIPLDSLATTDFTKRKNAKTAAALREAGPLVDTLPEEKPLRVLAFTVGPDDKENIELVPLKAAAGYLNGYADREFIEELPRFRLPMLASTGTYRAFEIAGDSMLPLASGTTIVGRYVDDWSNIKDGTPCIVVSQKDGIVFKRVYNKLKQSAMFALQSDNPLYSPYDVKAEDVLEIWEAKSYISSAFPIGGVSLEHLASMVMDLTQQVKQLQLQRA; this comes from the coding sequence ATGATTAATACCAACCTCAAGTTCTGGCGCCGCGAGCTGGGGCTTACGCAAGCACAATTAGCTGATAAGCTGAGCATCAAGCGCTCGCTGGTGGGCGCCTACGAAGAAGGTCGCGCCGAGCCGCGCCTGGCCACGCTCGTCAACATGGCCCGGCTCTTCAATATTCCGCTCGACTCGCTGGCGACCACCGACTTTACCAAGCGCAAAAACGCCAAAACGGCCGCCGCCCTGCGCGAAGCTGGCCCGTTGGTCGATACCCTGCCCGAAGAAAAGCCGCTGCGGGTACTGGCCTTCACCGTTGGTCCCGACGACAAGGAAAATATCGAGCTGGTGCCCCTGAAAGCTGCCGCCGGCTACCTCAACGGCTACGCCGACCGCGAGTTTATCGAGGAGCTGCCGCGCTTTCGGCTGCCCATGCTGGCCAGCACCGGCACCTACCGCGCCTTTGAGATTGCCGGCGACTCAATGCTGCCGCTGGCCAGCGGCACCACCATCGTGGGCCGCTACGTCGACGACTGGAGCAACATCAAGGACGGTACGCCCTGCATTGTAGTCAGCCAGAAGGATGGTATCGTATTTAAGCGGGTCTATAACAAGCTGAAGCAGAGCGCAATGTTTGCCCTACAGTCGGATAATCCTTTGTACTCGCCCTACGATGTAAAAGCCGAGGACGTGCTCGAAATCTGGGAAGCCAAGAGCTACATCAGCAGCGCTTTTCCCATCGGCGGCGTGTCGCTGGAGCATCTGGCTAGCATGGTCATGGACCTTACGCAGCAGGTGAAGCAGCTGCAATTGCAGCGGGCGTAA
- the recQ gene encoding DNA helicase RecQ, whose translation MSAVIASAPSLTAARQALKRYYGYDNFRPMQGDIIQSILAGQDTVVLMPTGGGKSVCFQIPAVVSEGVCVVVSPLIALMKDQVEALKANGIVAAYINSSVGQSEANDIARAAVSGHLKLLYVSPEKLLSDGFMQFLTRVNVSMFAIDEAHCISSWGHDFRPEYTQLGTLRRHFPGTPIIALTATADRLTKRDIITQLSLHEPQVFLSSFDRPNINLVVRPGQDRIGQILDFIGRHPQDAGIIYCLSRKSCETIAQKLQQKGIKAGFYHAGMTPNQRGSVQEAFLQDDLQVIVATIAFGMGIDKSNVRWVMHYNLPKNIEGYYQEIGRAGRDGSPATALLFYSFADVLSMREMVTKDVPARQAQLNTAKLERMQQFAEAASCRRRILLHYFSEDLGRDCGNCDICRNPPTTFDGTLLAQKALSASARAQQRVAINLLIDLLRGMRNQAVLQGGYDQLKTYGAGQDLPYLDWYSYIHQMLNDGLFYIAYEEGYALKITERGQQVLKGQLPVSLKKFQVAEKAEKQTRATKKAAAEAAVAGAGTPEARLFERLRQLRKRIADEQGVPPYVVFTDTTLQEMAREQPTSRIAMLSVSGVGMKKFETYGEAFIEAILQHSPPRPVPDATDTSLNVPPFSEDDYAPAPRSATAKAADRDVNGTEETTFLLHRQGLSPEQIAEQRGLAVSTIKSHLERAYTKGLDLRMQDFLSDSQLAEIATARAQLGGAPALRDLFDHLREKYDYFQLRLAGIKQQRRR comes from the coding sequence ATGTCCGCCGTTATTGCCTCCGCTCCCTCGCTCACCGCCGCCCGCCAGGCCCTCAAGCGCTACTACGGCTACGATAATTTTCGCCCCATGCAGGGCGATATTATCCAGAGCATCCTCGCGGGCCAGGATACCGTGGTGCTCATGCCCACCGGCGGCGGCAAGTCAGTCTGCTTCCAGATTCCGGCCGTGGTGTCGGAAGGCGTATGCGTAGTAGTGTCGCCGCTGATAGCGCTGATGAAAGACCAGGTCGAAGCCCTGAAAGCCAACGGCATCGTGGCGGCTTACATCAACAGCAGCGTGGGCCAGAGCGAGGCCAACGACATTGCCCGCGCCGCCGTAAGCGGGCACCTGAAGCTGCTCTATGTCAGCCCCGAAAAGCTGCTGAGCGATGGCTTTATGCAGTTTCTCACGCGGGTCAACGTGAGCATGTTTGCTATCGACGAGGCCCACTGTATTTCGAGCTGGGGCCACGATTTCCGGCCCGAATACACCCAGCTCGGGACGCTGCGCCGGCATTTTCCAGGCACGCCCATTATCGCTCTCACGGCCACGGCCGACCGCCTTACCAAGCGCGACATTATCACCCAGCTCAGCCTGCACGAGCCCCAGGTGTTTTTGTCGAGCTTCGACCGGCCCAATATTAACCTCGTGGTGCGGCCCGGCCAGGACCGCATCGGGCAGATTCTCGACTTCATCGGCCGCCATCCCCAGGACGCGGGCATCATCTACTGCCTCTCGCGCAAGAGCTGCGAAACTATTGCCCAGAAGCTTCAGCAAAAAGGCATTAAAGCGGGCTTCTACCACGCCGGCATGACGCCCAACCAGCGCGGCAGCGTGCAGGAGGCTTTTTTGCAGGACGACCTGCAGGTTATCGTGGCCACCATTGCCTTCGGCATGGGCATCGACAAGAGTAACGTGCGCTGGGTGATGCACTACAACCTGCCCAAAAACATCGAGGGCTACTACCAGGAAATCGGTCGCGCCGGCCGCGACGGCTCGCCTGCCACGGCGCTACTCTTCTACAGCTTCGCCGACGTGCTGTCGATGCGCGAGATGGTGACCAAGGACGTGCCCGCCCGCCAGGCCCAGCTCAACACCGCCAAGCTCGAGCGTATGCAGCAGTTTGCCGAAGCGGCCAGCTGCCGCCGCCGCATCCTGCTGCACTATTTCTCCGAAGACCTGGGCCGCGACTGCGGCAACTGCGATATCTGCCGCAACCCGCCCACTACCTTCGACGGCACGCTATTGGCCCAGAAGGCCCTCTCGGCCAGCGCCCGCGCCCAGCAGCGGGTTGCAATAAATCTATTAATAGATCTATTGCGTGGAATGCGTAATCAAGCCGTACTGCAAGGCGGCTACGACCAGCTTAAAACCTACGGCGCGGGCCAGGACCTGCCCTACCTCGACTGGTACAGCTACATCCACCAGATGCTGAACGATGGCCTGTTTTACATCGCCTACGAGGAAGGCTACGCGCTCAAAATTACCGAGCGCGGCCAGCAGGTGCTGAAAGGCCAGCTGCCGGTTTCGCTCAAGAAATTCCAGGTGGCCGAGAAGGCCGAAAAGCAAACCCGCGCCACCAAAAAAGCCGCGGCCGAAGCTGCCGTGGCCGGGGCCGGCACGCCCGAGGCGCGCTTGTTTGAGCGTCTGCGCCAGCTGCGCAAGCGTATCGCCGACGAGCAGGGCGTGCCGCCCTACGTGGTTTTTACCGACACCACCTTGCAGGAAATGGCCCGCGAGCAGCCTACCAGCCGCATTGCCATGCTCTCGGTATCGGGCGTGGGTATGAAGAAGTTTGAAACCTACGGCGAGGCGTTTATCGAAGCCATTTTGCAGCATAGTCCGCCCCGCCCCGTGCCCGATGCCACTGATACGTCGCTGAACGTGCCGCCCTTCAGCGAGGATGACTACGCGCCCGCCCCCCGCTCGGCCACCGCCAAAGCCGCCGACCGCGACGTAAATGGCACCGAAGAGACAACCTTCCTGCTCCATCGCCAGGGCCTCAGCCCCGAGCAGATTGCCGAGCAGCGCGGCCTGGCCGTGAGTACCATTAAAAGCCACCTGGAGCGCGCCTATACTAAAGGCCTCGACCTGCGCATGCAGGATTTCCTCTCCGATTCGCAGCTCGCCGAAATTGCCACCGCCCGCGCCCAGCTCGGCGGCGCGCCCGCCCTGCGCGACCTCTTCGACCACCTGCGCGAGAAGTATGATTACTTTCAGCTGCGGCTGGCGGGGATAAAGCAGCAGCGGCGACGCTAA
- a CDS encoding THUMP domain-containing class I SAM-dependent RNA methyltransferase has protein sequence MYLTATTQFGLEEVLAEELSQLGATIDHVGSRAVEFTGDKKLLYNTILWSRTAMRLLRPFADFYARDERALYDEVYRIDWSRYIAAGQTFAITAVVNKSSFEHSLYVAQLTKDAIVDQFRERTGERPSIDTKNPDIRIHLRMLENDVILSLDAAGDSLHRRGYRRGTNEAPLNEVLAAGLILLSGWDRKSTLIDPMCGSATILTEAGLLAQRIAPGLFHQGKFGFENWPDFDAGLWAEVRAAAEAQRLEEPQAYLAGSDLDPRVIDQAAANIEAAGLDECIRLSVRDVRDAQPPQGQAPGLVITNPPYGERIGEEAQMAALYKTIGDALKTNFQGYEAFIFTGNLEAAKSIGLKVSRRIPLFNGPIDCRLLKYELYRGSRRPPVAG, from the coding sequence ATGTACCTTACCGCCACCACCCAGTTTGGCCTCGAAGAAGTCTTAGCTGAAGAATTGAGCCAGCTCGGCGCTACCATCGACCACGTCGGCAGCCGCGCCGTCGAATTCACGGGCGACAAAAAGCTGCTCTACAACACTATTCTCTGGAGCCGCACCGCCATGCGCCTGCTGCGCCCCTTCGCCGATTTCTACGCCCGCGACGAGCGCGCCCTTTACGACGAGGTGTATCGAATAGACTGGAGCCGCTATATAGCCGCCGGCCAAACGTTCGCCATCACGGCCGTGGTTAATAAGTCGAGCTTCGAGCACTCGCTGTACGTGGCTCAGCTCACCAAAGACGCCATTGTGGACCAGTTCCGCGAGCGCACCGGGGAGCGCCCTAGTATCGACACCAAAAATCCCGACATCCGCATTCACTTGCGCATGCTCGAAAACGACGTTATCCTGAGCCTCGACGCGGCCGGCGACTCGCTGCACCGCCGCGGCTACCGCCGGGGCACCAACGAAGCCCCGCTCAATGAAGTGCTGGCGGCAGGACTCATCCTGCTCAGCGGCTGGGACAGAAAGAGTACCCTCATCGACCCTATGTGCGGCTCGGCTACCATTCTCACCGAGGCGGGCCTGCTGGCCCAGCGCATCGCGCCGGGTCTGTTTCACCAGGGTAAATTCGGCTTCGAAAACTGGCCTGATTTCGACGCCGGGCTCTGGGCGGAGGTACGCGCCGCAGCCGAAGCCCAGCGCCTGGAGGAGCCGCAGGCCTACCTGGCCGGCTCCGACCTCGACCCGCGGGTAATAGACCAGGCCGCCGCAAATATTGAGGCTGCCGGCCTCGACGAGTGCATCCGCCTGTCGGTGCGCGATGTGCGCGACGCCCAGCCGCCCCAGGGGCAGGCGCCCGGCCTGGTTATCACCAACCCGCCCTACGGCGAGCGGATAGGGGAGGAGGCGCAGATGGCTGCCCTCTACAAGACCATTGGCGACGCGCTGAAAACGAATTTTCAGGGCTACGAGGCGTTCATTTTTACGGGTAATCTCGAAGCGGCCAAGAGTATCGGCCTGAAGGTGTCGCGGCGCATCCCGCTGTTTAATGGGCCGATTGACTGCCGGCTGCTGAAATATGAGCTGTACCGGGGGTCGCGGCGGCCACCAGTGGCTGGCTAG
- a CDS encoding putative toxin-antitoxin system toxin component, PIN family — translation MPAEKHRLILDTNLWISFLLTSNYARLDRLLADAHASLLFSQELFSEFITVANRPKFKKYFSPADLQALLFAVRPKAEIIEVTSLVSLCRDPKDNFLLALALDGNATHLLTGDQDLLVLEKVGVTQIITLTEYITAL, via the coding sequence ATGCCCGCCGAAAAGCATAGGCTTATTCTCGATACCAATCTCTGGATTAGCTTTTTGCTAACCAGCAACTACGCCCGGCTCGACCGGCTGCTTGCCGATGCCCACGCCTCGCTACTATTCAGCCAGGAACTGTTCAGCGAGTTTATCACCGTAGCAAACCGGCCCAAATTCAAGAAGTATTTTTCGCCCGCCGACCTGCAAGCCCTTTTATTCGCGGTGCGGCCGAAGGCGGAAATCATTGAAGTTACCTCCTTGGTAAGCTTGTGCCGCGACCCAAAAGACAATTTTTTACTCGCTTTGGCTCTTGATGGCAACGCTACGCACTTACTAACCGGCGACCAGGACTTGTTGGTTTTGGAAAAAGTAGGGGTTACACAAATTATAACATTGACCGAATATATTACTGCCTTGTAA
- a CDS encoding Imm51 family immunity protein gives MKTYITKFADADSDTISIYFSCEQDNIMAIGDKMNGLNEMAYMNGYNWGAFFAAYLKVHEPALLVDLESDPEAGGYVAYYPQNSANSVKADKFIAIIEHLIENQDELYEFLTENSNEIEWD, from the coding sequence ATGAAAACTTACATCACTAAATTCGCAGACGCTGATTCAGACACTATTTCTATTTACTTTTCCTGTGAGCAGGATAATATTATGGCTATTGGCGATAAGATGAATGGGCTTAATGAAATGGCGTACATGAATGGATACAATTGGGGTGCATTTTTTGCAGCCTATTTAAAAGTTCATGAGCCCGCTCTTCTAGTAGATTTAGAGTCTGACCCAGAAGCAGGTGGATATGTAGCATATTACCCTCAAAACTCGGCTAACTCTGTCAAAGCAGATAAATTTATTGCTATTATTGAGCATCTGATAGAAAATCAGGATGAGCTATATGAATTTCTCACTGAAAATTCAAATGAGATAGAATGGGATTAG
- a CDS encoding sugar MFS transporter — protein sequence MATTVTTARGAATDTITRSYAGPMVLMTLLFLLFGAVTNFNDVLMPYLKDVCQLTDLQSSAVQSAFFGAYFLMSLPAGRLLEKLGYQRGIVVGLLVMAGGALLFVPAANTRAFPLFLTALAVLGAGITLLQVAANPYVSVLGPARRAASRVSIVGVANNFGGAISPLVGGLLLFGGSVALKAQLAALPTAQRLSQEAQLVKAPYLGLAGFLAVLAGIFFMLRLPDIDALPEEELLEHQSVAAGRRSALDYRHLVLGIGAIFVYVGVEVGLGSFLIRYGESQGIRALSPFTQRLVQGLNVVTNFAGELFGQRPSPIDTTAGFTMAVGAVLVASYWFGSLVGRVVGIPLLLRFHNRVLLVAVCAAGVALVGASVMSQGETALWLIVLCGLMNSIMWPVIFPLAITGLGPFTKQGSSYLIMAIVGGALIPPLMGFISTHGGGLRVAFAIPALCYAYLLYYALSGYRVR from the coding sequence ATGGCTACTACTGTTACTACCGCGCGCGGCGCTGCTACCGATACCATTACCCGCTCCTACGCCGGGCCGATGGTGCTCATGACCCTGCTGTTTCTGCTGTTCGGAGCCGTGACCAATTTCAACGACGTGCTCATGCCCTACCTCAAGGACGTGTGCCAGCTCACGGATTTGCAGTCGTCGGCGGTGCAGTCGGCGTTTTTTGGGGCGTATTTTCTGATGTCACTGCCGGCGGGCCGGCTGCTCGAAAAGCTGGGCTACCAGCGCGGCATCGTGGTGGGGCTGCTCGTGATGGCGGGCGGGGCACTGCTGTTTGTGCCGGCGGCCAATACGCGGGCGTTTCCGCTGTTTCTGACGGCGCTGGCGGTGCTGGGGGCGGGCATTACGCTGCTGCAGGTGGCGGCTAATCCCTACGTGAGCGTGCTGGGGCCGGCGCGGCGGGCGGCCTCGCGGGTGAGCATCGTGGGCGTAGCCAATAACTTTGGCGGGGCCATCTCGCCGCTGGTGGGCGGGCTGCTGCTCTTTGGCGGCTCGGTGGCCCTGAAGGCGCAGCTGGCGGCGCTGCCCACGGCGCAGCGCCTCAGCCAGGAAGCGCAGCTGGTGAAGGCGCCCTACCTGGGCCTGGCAGGATTTCTGGCGGTGCTGGCGGGCATATTCTTTATGCTGCGCCTGCCCGACATCGATGCCCTGCCCGAAGAAGAACTACTGGAGCACCAGTCGGTAGCGGCCGGCCGCCGCTCGGCGCTCGACTACCGCCACCTGGTGCTGGGCATCGGGGCCATTTTCGTGTACGTGGGCGTGGAAGTGGGGCTAGGGTCGTTTCTCATTCGCTACGGCGAGAGCCAGGGTATTCGGGCACTCTCGCCCTTCACCCAACGCCTGGTGCAGGGGCTGAACGTGGTGACCAACTTCGCGGGCGAATTATTCGGCCAGCGCCCCTCACCCATTGACACTACGGCCGGCTTTACCATGGCCGTGGGCGCAGTGCTGGTGGCCTCGTACTGGTTTGGCTCGCTGGTGGGGCGCGTGGTGGGTATTCCGCTGCTGCTGCGCTTCCACAACCGGGTGTTGCTGGTGGCGGTGTGCGCGGCCGGCGTAGCGCTAGTAGGCGCCTCCGTCATGAGCCAGGGCGAAACCGCGCTGTGGCTCATCGTGCTCTGCGGGCTGATGAACTCGATTATGTGGCCGGTTATCTTCCCGCTGGCTATCACCGGACTGGGGCCATTCACCAAGCAAGGCTCGTCGTACCTGATAATGGCCATCGTGGGCGGGGCGCTCATTCCGCCGCTCATGGGCTTTATCTCAACGCACGGCGGCGGCCTGCGGGTGGCCTTTGCCATCCCCGCGCTCTGCTACGCCTATCTGCTCTACTACGCCCTGAGCGGCTACCGGGTAAGGTAG
- the treF gene encoding alpha,alpha-trehalase TreF yields MKNVFLSGCLLLALAGQAQPTPRQLYPGLFEAVQLSGVYADSKTFVDALPTVPPTEVLAAYAQQRRQPGFDLRIFIKDYFLPPAEPVSAYHSNVSAGLRAHLDTLWTVLRRPAQPAAVPYSSLLPLPRPYVVPGGRFRELYYWDSYFTMLGLREAGRTALLRDMVANFAYLLDHYGHIPNGTRTYYLTRSQPPFFALMVQLLAQAEGPRSRAYTEFRPQLLKEYAYWTAGTPTLKPGHAAGRVVRLPGGETLSRYWDDSDQPREESYREDVAAAKLSKQSAPEFYRNVRAAAASGWDFSTRWFEPGQGLASIRTTSLVPVDLNCLLLTLEQTLAKSAAQAGDSAQAPKLRRAALARAAAIRRYCWDATAGFYVDYDLTARRPAAPRTLAGVFPLAFGVATAPQARQAAQRLQSEFLRPGGLLTTTVHSGQQWDAPNAWAPLEYLAIKGLRRYQQTTLADTVAHRWVRLNARVFTQTGKLLEKYNVENPQALAGGGEYPLQDGFGWTNGVLLTLMNEK; encoded by the coding sequence ATGAAAAACGTGTTTCTGAGCGGCTGCCTGCTGCTGGCGCTTGCCGGCCAGGCCCAGCCCACGCCGCGCCAGCTTTACCCTGGCTTGTTTGAGGCCGTGCAGCTAAGCGGCGTGTATGCCGATAGCAAGACGTTCGTCGATGCGCTGCCCACGGTGCCGCCCACCGAGGTGCTGGCAGCCTACGCGCAGCAGCGCCGCCAGCCGGGATTCGACCTGCGTATATTCATAAAAGACTATTTTCTGCCGCCTGCCGAGCCCGTTTCGGCGTATCACAGCAACGTAAGCGCCGGCCTGCGGGCTCACCTCGATACGCTCTGGACGGTACTGCGCCGCCCCGCCCAGCCGGCGGCCGTGCCCTACTCGTCGCTGCTGCCGCTGCCGCGCCCCTACGTAGTGCCGGGCGGCCGCTTCCGCGAGCTGTATTACTGGGACTCCTACTTCACGATGCTGGGCCTGCGCGAGGCCGGCCGCACCGCGCTGCTGCGCGACATGGTCGCCAACTTTGCCTACCTGCTCGACCACTACGGCCACATTCCGAATGGCACGCGCACGTACTACCTCACGCGCTCGCAGCCGCCGTTTTTTGCCCTGATGGTGCAGCTGCTGGCCCAGGCTGAAGGCCCCCGCAGCCGCGCCTACACCGAGTTCCGGCCCCAGCTGCTGAAAGAATACGCCTACTGGACGGCCGGGACCCCCACCCTAAAGCCCGGCCACGCGGCCGGCCGCGTGGTGCGCCTGCCCGGCGGCGAAACCCTGAGCCGCTACTGGGACGACAGCGACCAGCCCCGCGAAGAGTCGTACCGCGAAGACGTGGCGGCCGCTAAACTCAGCAAGCAGTCTGCCCCGGAGTTTTATCGCAACGTGCGCGCCGCCGCTGCTTCGGGCTGGGATTTCAGCACCCGCTGGTTTGAGCCGGGCCAGGGGTTGGCCAGTATTCGCACTACCAGCCTCGTGCCTGTCGATTTGAACTGCCTGCTGCTGACCCTGGAGCAGACCCTGGCCAAAAGCGCCGCCCAGGCCGGCGATTCGGCCCAGGCGCCGAAGCTGCGCCGCGCCGCGCTGGCCCGCGCGGCGGCCATCCGGCGCTACTGCTGGGATGCGACGGCCGGCTTTTACGTCGATTACGACCTGACGGCGCGCCGCCCGGCCGCCCCGCGCACGCTGGCCGGCGTTTTCCCGCTGGCCTTTGGCGTGGCCACGGCCCCGCAGGCCCGGCAGGCGGCCCAGCGCCTGCAAAGCGAGTTTCTGCGCCCCGGCGGCCTGCTCACGACGACCGTGCACAGCGGCCAGCAGTGGGATGCGCCCAACGCCTGGGCTCCGCTCGAATACCTGGCCATCAAAGGGTTGCGCCGCTATCAGCAAACGACCCTGGCCGATACCGTGGCCCACCGCTGGGTGCGCCTCAACGCGCGCGTCTTCACCCAAACTGGTAAGCTGCTGGAGAAATACAACGTGGAAAACCCGCAGGCGCTGGCCGGCGGCGGCGAATACCCACTCCAGGACGGCTTCGGCTGGACCAACGGCGTACTCCTCACCTTGATGAATGAGAAGTAA